From the genome of Niabella agricola, one region includes:
- a CDS encoding DUF3347 domain-containing protein, which translates to MKNRIVSIVAVTMVFAVISCNQASNKNNDQPANNTAGLSDVSAAAPSTTTDSTAPAAGNTPGSGDAKTTTQETKRFSVAPIVTAYLALKNALVEDNGSAAADAGKKLLATFKGVDMKGIPADQHKGYMDIADDAMENSEHIGDNAGKIEHQREHLASLSKDMNDLIALFGAPQKLYQDKCPMFNEGKGAIWISETREIKNPYYGSKMISCGSVKKEYQDAKKD; encoded by the coding sequence ATGAAAAATAGAATCGTATCAATTGTTGCTGTAACCATGGTATTTGCAGTAATCTCCTGTAATCAGGCCTCCAATAAAAATAATGACCAACCCGCAAATAATACAGCCGGGCTTTCTGATGTATCGGCTGCTGCTCCGTCAACAACAACGGATTCAACGGCACCGGCTGCTGGCAATACACCCGGCAGCGGGGACGCAAAAACAACAACGCAGGAAACAAAACGCTTTTCGGTTGCACCCATCGTAACCGCGTATCTGGCGTTAAAAAATGCATTGGTTGAAGATAATGGTAGTGCGGCGGCAGACGCCGGTAAAAAATTATTGGCAACCTTCAAAGGCGTAGATATGAAGGGCATCCCCGCAGATCAACATAAAGGCTATATGGATATTGCGGATGATGCCATGGAAAATTCGGAGCATATCGGTGATAACGCAGGGAAGATCGAACACCAGAGAGAACACCTGGCATCCCTGAGCAAGGATATGAATGATCTGATTGCCCTGTTTGGAGCCCCTCAAAAATTATATCAGGATAAGTGTCCCATGTTCAATGAGGGCAAAGGGGCCATTTGGATCAGCGAGACCAGGGAAATAAAAAACCCTTACTACGGCAGCAAAATGATCAGCTGCGGTTCTGTAAAAAAAGAATATCAGGATGCAAAAAAAGATTAA
- a CDS encoding heme-binding domain-containing protein yields the protein MQKKIKAITLVLLILFIAIQCYQPAGNVHKGKVAATDISRSYNIPADVKVILQSSCYDCHSNHTNYVWYDYIQPARMVVESHIKKGKKELNFNEWGTYSDRKKERLLTAIKKQIETNEMPLPSYTLLHRNARLGKKELQTVISWFNQQINNND from the coding sequence ATGCAAAAAAAGATTAAAGCCATAACGTTGGTTTTACTGATTCTTTTTATTGCCATTCAATGCTACCAGCCCGCCGGCAATGTTCATAAAGGCAAGGTTGCGGCTACGGATATTTCCAGATCTTATAATATACCTGCTGACGTAAAGGTTATATTGCAGAGTTCCTGCTATGACTGTCATAGTAATCATACTAATTATGTATGGTACGACTATATCCAGCCGGCGCGAATGGTGGTTGAAAGCCACATTAAAAAGGGGAAGAAAGAACTGAATTTTAATGAATGGGGCACTTATTCCGACAGGAAAAAGGAGCGGCTGTTAACTGCGATCAAAAAGCAAATAGAAACCAATGAGATGCCGCTCCCTTCTTATACATTGTTGCATAGGAATGCAAGGCTCGGTAAAAAGGAATTACAAACAGTGATTTCCTGGTTCAATCAACAAATCAACAATAATGATTAA
- a CDS encoding multicopper oxidase family protein — protein MDIQNIFSKKLLPVVAGMMVSSGIMAQKVVRYDLYVKDSMVNYAGKVKRAIAVNGQIPMPTLTFTEGDTAEIVVHNQLKEGTSLHWHGVFLPNKEDGVPFLTQKPIKPGATYTYRFPIIQNGTHWYHSHSGLQEQIGMYGSFIMKKRGADKTFRQGIDDLPAVPVILSEWTNLNPDNIHRMLHNANDWAAIKKNATQSYAEAIKEGQLKTKLTNEWKRMLAMDVSDVYYDKILINGNQASDLRSVDGRTLKAGDKVRLRISNGGASSYFWLRYAGGKMTVVANDGNDVEPVEVDRLIIAVSETYDVVVTIPNDGVAYEFLATTEDRTQSASYFVGNGIKQLISPLPRLKYFEGMKMMNDMMKMNGDLDDMGMKMSLNQMDMNVVMYPEITGEAHKKKGHSQHNLNKDDDPNRYNANALADITTLNYAMLQSPQITTLPNDAPVKELKFTLTGNMNRYVWSMDNKILSETDKIPVKKGEVLRITIYNNSMMRHPMHLHGFDFRVINGKGERSPLKNVLDIMPMETDTIEFLANEEGDWFFHCHILYHMMSGMNRVFAVGDYKNPYLPDKKQAYKALQRESNMAHFMVQNDFATNGNDGGAMLQNARWSLGTEWRLGYNSMHGYEVETHLGRYIGRMQWFMPFIGFDWRHRKMGMDEHEKNLFGQKNEKDTRKQFSVGFMYTLPMLVNFQAEVYHDGIVRLQLMREDIPVSKRLRAGFMVNTDLEYMADLQYIITRNIGVRAHYDSDMGFGAGISVSY, from the coding sequence ATGGATATACAAAACATTTTTTCAAAAAAACTGCTGCCGGTAGTGGCAGGTATGATGGTGTCGTCAGGCATTATGGCACAAAAGGTGGTCCGTTATGATTTATATGTGAAGGACAGTATGGTAAACTATGCCGGGAAAGTCAAAAGGGCGATTGCTGTAAACGGACAGATACCCATGCCGACTCTTACGTTTACCGAAGGTGATACCGCAGAGATCGTGGTACATAACCAATTAAAAGAAGGCACATCCCTGCATTGGCACGGCGTATTCCTGCCCAATAAAGAAGATGGTGTACCGTTCCTTACTCAAAAGCCTATAAAGCCCGGGGCTACCTATACGTACCGGTTCCCAATCATTCAAAATGGTACCCATTGGTATCATTCACATTCCGGCCTGCAGGAGCAGATCGGCATGTATGGCAGTTTTATAATGAAAAAACGTGGTGCGGATAAGACCTTCAGACAGGGGATTGACGATTTGCCCGCGGTGCCCGTTATTTTGAGCGAGTGGACCAACCTTAACCCGGATAACATACACCGGATGTTGCATAATGCAAATGATTGGGCAGCCATTAAGAAAAATGCTACCCAATCCTATGCCGAGGCTATAAAGGAGGGACAATTAAAAACCAAGCTTACCAATGAATGGAAACGGATGCTGGCAATGGATGTTAGCGACGTGTATTATGATAAAATCCTGATTAACGGAAATCAAGCTTCGGATCTCAGATCGGTTGACGGCAGAACTTTAAAAGCAGGGGATAAAGTGCGGCTTCGTATCTCCAACGGCGGGGCTTCCTCGTACTTCTGGCTGCGGTATGCCGGCGGTAAAATGACGGTTGTAGCGAACGATGGCAATGATGTGGAACCGGTAGAAGTAGACCGGTTGATCATTGCAGTTTCCGAAACCTATGATGTGGTCGTTACCATTCCCAATGATGGGGTGGCGTATGAATTTTTGGCAACCACGGAAGACCGGACCCAGTCTGCGAGCTATTTTGTGGGCAACGGCATAAAGCAATTGATCTCCCCGCTTCCCCGCTTAAAGTATTTTGAGGGAATGAAGATGATGAACGACATGATGAAGATGAACGGCGACCTGGACGATATGGGAATGAAAATGAGCCTGAATCAGATGGACATGAACGTGGTGATGTACCCGGAAATAACAGGCGAAGCGCACAAGAAAAAGGGCCACTCGCAACATAACCTGAACAAGGACGATGATCCCAATCGTTACAATGCAAATGCCCTGGCGGATATTACCACGCTGAACTACGCAATGCTGCAATCGCCTCAAATAACCACGCTTCCAAACGATGCTCCGGTTAAAGAATTAAAATTTACGCTTACGGGAAACATGAATCGCTATGTATGGAGCATGGACAATAAGATTCTTTCGGAGACGGATAAAATACCTGTAAAAAAAGGAGAGGTGCTGCGCATCACCATCTATAATAATTCGATGATGCGTCATCCGATGCATCTGCATGGTTTTGATTTCAGGGTCATCAATGGCAAAGGCGAAAGATCGCCACTTAAGAATGTATTGGATATTATGCCGATGGAAACAGATACTATAGAGTTTCTGGCGAACGAGGAAGGTGACTGGTTTTTTCATTGTCATATTCTTTATCATATGATGTCTGGTATGAACCGGGTATTTGCGGTAGGTGACTACAAAAATCCTTATCTGCCGGACAAAAAGCAGGCATATAAAGCCTTACAAAGAGAAAGCAACATGGCACATTTTATGGTACAGAATGATTTTGCTACCAATGGCAATGATGGCGGCGCTATGTTGCAAAATGCCCGCTGGTCTTTAGGTACGGAATGGCGTTTGGGCTACAATAGCATGCACGGTTATGAAGTGGAGACGCATTTGGGAAGATATATAGGCAGGATGCAATGGTTCATGCCGTTTATTGGTTTTGACTGGCGGCACCGTAAGATGGGGATGGACGAACATGAAAAGAATTTGTTTGGACAAAAAAACGAAAAAGATACCCGGAAGCAATTCAGCGTAGGTTTTATGTATACACTGCCGATGCTCGTCAATTTCCAGGCCGAAGTTTATCACGATGGTATCGTTCGGTTGCAACTGATGCGGGAAGATATTCCCGTTTCAAAAAGATTAAGAGCAGGTTTTATGGTCAATACCGACCTGGAGTATATGGCTGATCTGCAATACATCATTACAAGAAATATAGGGGTTCGCGCCCACTATGACAGTGATATGGGATTTGGGGCAGGGATTTCGGTTAGCTACTAG
- a CDS encoding nuclear transport factor 2 family protein: MEKQLLELEKKYWKAMEDHDFKTVESLTRFPCIVAGRTGARTMDAATFQQMFESGAGRQLKLGDISGAESQMINEDTAIIAYQVGFEYVTGDDRSSFRCVCASTWVKENGNWVCALHTETDLNEQPTEA; this comes from the coding sequence ATGGAAAAACAGCTCCTCGAACTGGAAAAAAAATACTGGAAGGCCATGGAAGACCATGATTTCAAAACTGTGGAAAGCCTTACCCGGTTTCCGTGCATTGTAGCCGGCCGTACCGGCGCAAGAACAATGGATGCCGCCACATTTCAACAAATGTTTGAATCCGGCGCTGGCCGGCAATTAAAGCTCGGGGATATTTCCGGTGCCGAATCGCAAATGATCAATGAAGACACGGCTATCATCGCTTACCAGGTCGGGTTTGAATATGTCACCGGGGATGACCGGTCTTCATTCAGGTGTGTGTGCGCATCTACCTGGGTAAAGGAAAACGGTAACTGGGTATGTGCCCTGCATACAGAAACAGATCTAAACGAACAGCCCACGGAAGCCTGA
- a CDS encoding DUF6496 domain-containing protein — protein MAKYSKKAGSKVERAMHEMKHGALKSGRSGKKVTSRRQAIAIGLSEAREEGAKVPKKAASKEAAPKKTASKKTASKKAAPKKAAVKKAAPRKAAARKKTARKTAAKKTVAKKRTSKK, from the coding sequence ATGGCAAAATATTCAAAAAAGGCCGGGAGTAAAGTAGAAAGAGCCATGCATGAAATGAAGCATGGTGCATTAAAAAGCGGCAGAAGCGGTAAAAAGGTGACCAGCAGAAGACAGGCCATCGCCATCGGGTTGTCTGAAGCCCGGGAAGAAGGGGCAAAAGTGCCTAAGAAAGCAGCATCCAAGGAAGCTGCGCCTAAAAAAACGGCTTCAAAAAAGACCGCATCGAAAAAAGCAGCACCTAAAAAGGCTGCAGTCAAAAAAGCGGCACCCCGTAAAGCAGCAGCCAGGAAAAAGACCGCCCGGAAAACAGCGGCGAAGAAGACAGTCGCTAAAAAAAGAACATCAAAAAAATAA
- a CDS encoding CsbD family protein codes for MSTLQDKLKGNWNIVKGHLKHKWAELTDDELLYEEGKEEELIGRIQKKTGETKEAINAYIEKMKFD; via the coding sequence ATGAGCACATTACAGGACAAACTAAAAGGGAACTGGAATATCGTTAAGGGACACCTTAAACATAAATGGGCGGAGCTCACAGACGATGAATTACTTTATGAAGAGGGAAAAGAAGAAGAGCTGATCGGCCGCATTCAAAAGAAAACCGGCGAAACCAAGGAAGCGATCAATGCATACATTGAAAAAATGAAATTTGATTGA
- a CDS encoding Na+/H+ antiporter yields the protein MHEQLPFMLALVAAIVLIEMLAKKWRVAYPVLLVVAGLLISFVPGLPRVVIDPDMIFFIFLPPLLFEASWSISFKEMKKWWRIIGSFAFLVVLFSAFAVAIAANHFIPGFTIALGFLLGGIVSPPDAVSTAAITKFVAIPKSTSAVLEGESLLNDASSLIIFKFALVAVGTGQFIFRDAITDFSWMVIGGVGIGLLFGWLFMQAHKRLPTDAPSDIVFTLIEPYFLYWIAEHMHSSGVLAVVSGGLFLSTKRFTILSGASRIKGGSFWEALIFILNGIVFMLIGLELPEVVAGLRADGISIRTAFGYGALVTGILIGARIISSYAAMMATFLFRRSVIPVAPQRSWRSILHLPLLMGWTGMRGVVSLAAALAIPVILNGSPFPQRNLILFITFIVILLTLLLQGLTLPYFIKRVGFVQFSGTLNEEEGTHKAKTLLLKETLRILKEKEQEGLNDPHLSHMVEQWERKLKEPEKFRITETSKNAYLELLDLQRRFLATLHHEDPEIHSDIINRLIHQVDLEEERIRS from the coding sequence ATGCATGAACAACTTCCTTTCATGTTGGCGCTGGTAGCTGCAATTGTACTGATTGAAATGCTGGCAAAAAAATGGCGCGTTGCTTACCCCGTGCTGCTGGTGGTTGCTGGTTTGCTGATCAGTTTTGTTCCGGGGTTACCCCGGGTGGTAATCGATCCCGATATGATCTTCTTCATTTTCCTGCCGCCGCTTTTGTTTGAAGCATCCTGGTCGATCTCTTTTAAGGAAATGAAAAAATGGTGGCGCATCATCGGCAGCTTCGCATTCCTCGTAGTCCTTTTTTCTGCATTTGCGGTGGCCATTGCAGCCAACCATTTCATCCCTGGCTTTACGATTGCACTGGGTTTCCTCCTGGGCGGTATTGTATCTCCGCCCGATGCCGTAAGCACAGCTGCCATTACAAAATTTGTAGCAATCCCTAAGTCAACCTCGGCCGTTCTGGAGGGTGAAAGCCTCCTTAATGATGCATCCTCACTGATCATTTTCAAGTTTGCACTGGTAGCGGTGGGTACCGGACAATTTATTTTCCGGGATGCAATCACCGATTTTTCATGGATGGTCATCGGTGGGGTTGGCATCGGGCTCCTGTTTGGCTGGTTGTTTATGCAGGCCCATAAGCGGCTGCCGACCGATGCACCTTCCGATATTGTATTCACCCTTATTGAGCCCTATTTTTTATACTGGATCGCGGAACACATGCACAGCTCCGGCGTGCTGGCTGTTGTTTCCGGGGGATTATTCCTTTCCACCAAAAGGTTTACGATCCTGAGCGGCGCCAGTCGTATTAAGGGGGGCAGTTTCTGGGAGGCATTGATCTTTATTTTAAACGGGATCGTGTTTATGCTGATTGGGTTAGAGCTTCCGGAAGTCGTGGCCGGGCTGCGTGCCGACGGCATTTCAATACGCACAGCCTTTGGTTATGGGGCCCTGGTTACCGGCATCCTGATCGGCGCAAGGATCATCAGTTCTTATGCCGCCATGATGGCTACATTTTTGTTCCGGCGCAGTGTGATACCGGTGGCGCCTCAACGCAGCTGGCGAAGCATCCTGCACCTGCCATTGCTGATGGGCTGGACGGGTATGCGCGGGGTGGTTTCGCTTGCCGCAGCACTGGCCATTCCTGTCATATTAAACGGTTCGCCGTTTCCACAGCGCAATCTTATTTTGTTTATTACCTTCATCGTTATCCTGCTCACATTATTATTACAGGGATTAACGCTTCCTTATTTTATAAAACGGGTAGGATTCGTACAGTTCTCCGGAACGCTAAACGAAGAAGAGGGTACACATAAAGCCAAAACCCTGCTGTTAAAAGAAACCCTGCGAATTCTGAAAGAAAAAGAGCAGGAAGGACTGAACGATCCGCACCTGTCGCATATGGTGGAGCAATGGGAGCGCAAACTCAAGGAACCTGAGAAATTCAGGATAACCGAAACATCAAAAAATGCCTACCTGGAATTACTGGATCTGCAACGCCGGTTCCTGGCAACCCTTCACCATGAGGATCCGGAGATCCATAGCGACATTATTAACCGGCTCATTCACCAGGTTGACCTGGAGGAAGAACGGATCCGGAGTTAA
- a CDS encoding ArsR/SmtB family transcription factor — protein MGITKSEIFNKQQNRLATILKALAHPARIAILQHIIKSQACICNDLVEELGLAQATISQHLRELKNTGIIKGSIEGASICYCIDEKVWAQIGKELSGFFTSFTPAKGCC, from the coding sequence ATGGGAATTACGAAATCCGAAATATTTAATAAGCAACAGAACCGGTTGGCCACGATCCTGAAGGCCTTGGCACACCCGGCACGTATCGCCATCCTGCAGCATATTATTAAATCTCAGGCCTGTATTTGTAACGACCTGGTGGAAGAATTGGGCCTGGCCCAGGCCACCATTTCCCAACACCTGCGGGAATTAAAAAATACCGGCATTATTAAAGGAAGTATTGAAGGTGCCAGTATCTGCTATTGTATTGATGAAAAAGTTTGGGCACAGATTGGCAAAGAACTTTCCGGATTTTTTACCTCGTTTACTCCTGCAAAGGGCTGCTGTTAA
- a CDS encoding DUF6428 family protein: MKLSEIKNVLAGLDNVAFVLPDGTKVPEHFHVTEVGVVNKHFIDCGGTSRYESKVNFQLWNAHDYDHRLTPGKLLNIIHLCEQKLSINDNLEVEVEYQGSTIGRYALDFDGASFVLVSTVTDCLAKDGCGVPAAKQKASLQELSVNQESCCTPGGGCC; this comes from the coding sequence ATGAAACTGTCTGAAATTAAAAATGTATTGGCCGGCCTGGACAATGTTGCGTTTGTATTGCCGGATGGCACCAAGGTGCCGGAACATTTTCATGTGACGGAAGTTGGGGTGGTAAATAAACACTTTATTGATTGTGGCGGAACGTCCCGTTACGAATCCAAAGTTAATTTCCAGCTATGGAATGCACATGACTATGATCACCGGTTAACGCCTGGCAAATTGCTCAACATTATTCATCTCTGTGAGCAAAAGCTTTCCATTAATGACAACCTGGAAGTGGAAGTAGAATACCAGGGCAGTACCATTGGTAGATATGCCCTGGATTTTGACGGCGCATCATTCGTGCTGGTTTCCACGGTTACCGATTGTCTTGCTAAAGATGGTTGCGGAGTGCCTGCAGCAAAACAAAAGGCATCTTTACAGGAACTATCCGTTAACCAGGAATCCTGTTGTACTCCCGGAGGCGGATGTTGCTAA
- a CDS encoding arsenate reductase ArsC: MKKVLVLCTGNSCRSQMAEGYLRCFAGNKAAVYSAGVETHGVNPKAIATMKADGIDISGHTSNNVTEYRHIDFDYVITVCDHAREKCPFFPAKTQAVHHNFPDPAKFHGTEAATIKEFARVRDLIKAYAREFVQAYL; this comes from the coding sequence ATGAAAAAAGTATTGGTCCTTTGTACAGGGAATAGTTGCCGGAGCCAGATGGCCGAGGGTTATTTAAGGTGTTTTGCCGGGAATAAGGCAGCGGTTTATAGTGCTGGTGTGGAAACGCATGGTGTCAATCCAAAAGCGATAGCGACCATGAAAGCAGATGGAATTGATATTTCGGGTCATACATCCAATAATGTTACAGAGTATCGCCACATAGATTTCGACTATGTCATTACAGTATGCGATCATGCGCGGGAAAAATGCCCTTTCTTTCCTGCAAAAACGCAAGCCGTTCATCATAATTTTCCTGACCCTGCAAAATTTCACGGTACGGAGGCGGCAACGATAAAGGAATTTGCGCGCGTTAGGGATCTTATAAAAGCCTATGCCCGGGAGTTTGTGCAAGCCTACCTGTAA